The following proteins come from a genomic window of Halomarina ordinaria:
- a CDS encoding nucleoid-associated protein produces the protein MPIIINAIAYSPVKHDIESGDDEDWIESTRTVDIDEDVIDIFRKYLVRVISKEDNSRVGLGHFPDESSGTQERLNRVLELDLALDGDNGDYDAFESIAETFKKRLINEMDGRTSSGVLFTIHANKDGTDVVGILKLDLDDEERSRLDPDTRHLAYEELEGVLPPVESFQKGCTYPLIGSDEFYLDGDVKFLQEDSDSDYFEDFLGCITSSASLEQSQNILTAVDDLKREKEGTGLSPDDIQTFRTSILGTDGGIVENTDVHEASRAVLNDSYDEDEVDDALYGAGESEVQIDVNNAPSTVVYKIDGGDIKVEIPMSLVNSDRVDVIEPSNDDGECVITVRGTSLQRDYQK, from the coding sequence ATGCCAATCATCATCAACGCAATTGCATATTCTCCGGTAAAGCACGATATTGAAAGCGGAGATGATGAGGACTGGATAGAAAGCACCCGAACCGTGGATATCGATGAAGACGTCATTGATATTTTCCGGAAGTATTTGGTGAGAGTAATTAGCAAAGAAGACAATAGTAGGGTCGGTCTGGGGCACTTTCCTGATGAGAGTTCAGGAACCCAAGAGCGACTGAATCGAGTACTGGAGCTGGATTTAGCCCTCGACGGAGATAATGGAGATTACGATGCATTTGAATCGATAGCTGAGACGTTCAAAAAGAGACTCATTAATGAAATGGATGGAAGAACTTCATCCGGTGTTTTGTTTACGATTCACGCGAACAAGGACGGAACAGACGTAGTCGGAATTCTCAAATTAGATTTGGATGATGAAGAGAGGTCTCGCTTGGACCCAGACACTCGCCACCTTGCTTACGAAGAGCTTGAGGGTGTCTTACCGCCAGTCGAAAGCTTCCAGAAAGGATGTACTTATCCTCTGATTGGATCGGATGAATTCTACCTTGATGGCGATGTCAAGTTCCTACAAGAAGACTCTGACTCGGACTATTTTGAGGACTTCTTAGGATGCATTACGAGCAGTGCAAGTCTGGAGCAATCTCAGAACATCCTCACCGCCGTAGATGACCTAAAAAGAGAAAAAGAGGGGACTGGACTCTCTCCAGATGATATTCAGACATTCCGAACAAGTATACTCGGCACTGATGGCGGGATTGTGGAGAATACTGATGTCCATGAAGCCTCAAGAGCGGTACTTAATGATTCATATGATGAGGATGAAGTAGATGACGCTCTCTATGGGGCTGGGGAAAGTGAGGTTCAAATTGATGTCAACAACGCACCGAGTACCGTCGTCTACAAGATTGACGGTGGAGACATCAAGGTTGAGATTCCGATGTCTCTCGTAAACTCTGACCGTGTTGATGTGATTGAACCGTCCAATGATGATGGCGAGTGCGTCATTACGGTACGGGGTACTTCGCTACAGCGAGATTATCAGAAGTAG
- a CDS encoding TATA-box-binding protein, with the protein MVEIVNVVASGALNVELDLERLADDIGEPVARHDPDKYPGMYLRFEEDAPLITVYRTGKFIITGADSEDESYSLRERFLNLFSDMDVIEEPEDEWFAVQNYVCTGELDQNLNLNALAIGLGLEKTEYEPEQFPGLIYRPEGAEGVVLLFATGKVVITGCRSVESVEEIFASLTETVSEVL; encoded by the coding sequence ATGGTAGAGATTGTAAATGTCGTCGCGTCGGGTGCTCTGAATGTTGAACTCGATTTGGAACGCCTCGCTGACGATATCGGTGAGCCGGTCGCTCGCCACGACCCGGACAAGTATCCGGGGATGTACCTTCGATTCGAGGAGGATGCACCGCTGATAACGGTCTACCGCACGGGTAAGTTCATCATCACCGGCGCAGATTCCGAGGACGAATCCTACTCGCTCCGAGAGCGATTTCTGAATCTGTTCTCCGATATGGATGTTATTGAGGAGCCTGAGGACGAGTGGTTCGCCGTTCAGAATTACGTCTGTACTGGAGAACTAGACCAGAACCTCAATCTAAATGCGCTCGCCATCGGGCTGGGTCTCGAGAAGACTGAGTACGAACCGGAACAGTTCCCTGGTCTAATTTATCGTCCTGAGGGCGCTGAAGGTGTGGTGCTGCTCTTCGCTACGGGTAAGGTCGTTATCACCGGATGTCGGAGCGTCGAATCAGTTGAGGAGATTTTCGCGAGCTTGACAGAGACGGTATCTGAAGTTCTCTAA
- a CDS encoding type I restriction endonuclease subunit R, with the protein MADKDTDPEREAREIIDTQLKEAGWVDLEERGCDTGFKREYPTSSGPVDYALFISGNPVAVVEAKEARKDAYAALTQSKRYARDIGTGENYSGRYGVPFVFTANSDEVWFQDLRKEAPRERKLRGFHRPEGVEQFLKTDYKAAKEWLEDTPIRDSDPDLWDNQFEAIQNIEEAIHRNKRRMLVQMATGTGKTRMACAQTYRLLKSRYVNRVLFLVDRNSLGNQAESAFKNYDVGPAMKLGDIYIIEQVEDGIYPENADIVISTLQGMYSMLENHDELDIPQDAFDFIISDESHRSIYGDWRVVLNHFDALQLGLTATPATHTLSYFNENWVYQYGYWQAVDDGHVVPYETYRIQTGITMDGLYYEDEEYNPEDLENKITVPSTNRLIAEEFRKQSGEDEKTLVFAKNDRHATELEKIFREVYSDKDDRYVKKITYTTDDPNGWIKRFRNQKYPKIAVTVDMVSTGVDVKPIENIIFVRPTRSAVLYNQMIGRGTRTCDEIGKEKFTIYDCIGIVDYFSETPPFNTYRPDGTVDEEKSGKKKREDDEDDEIVVADDVQDHLEFSGYMFETKDGQELRPDDYVTHFERYVRQNQSEIEAIKIIMESPEALKRKHLRELNRKLQDEPEKFSEEKLQKAYGQEMIDIIGFIKHALGEDEFPTTEDRVEKAFNAWIQDKDFTEQEREWLNMIQRHFVQEKVIKKEDFNRIPFSRRGGWRSAAKAFGGEEKLKDMIHELNEEVILA; encoded by the coding sequence ATGGCTGACAAAGACACCGACCCCGAAAGAGAAGCTCGGGAGATCATCGACACCCAGCTAAAGGAAGCAGGCTGGGTAGACCTTGAGGAACGCGGATGCGACACGGGATTCAAACGGGAATATCCCACCTCTTCTGGTCCCGTCGATTACGCCCTCTTCATCTCAGGGAATCCCGTCGCCGTCGTGGAAGCGAAGGAAGCCCGGAAAGACGCCTACGCTGCTCTTACCCAGTCCAAACGATACGCACGGGATATTGGTACCGGGGAGAACTACTCCGGGCGGTATGGCGTTCCATTCGTGTTCACCGCGAACTCTGATGAGGTTTGGTTTCAGGACCTTCGGAAAGAGGCTCCGCGTGAACGAAAACTCCGTGGCTTCCATCGGCCCGAGGGAGTTGAACAGTTCCTCAAAACCGATTACAAGGCTGCAAAGGAATGGTTAGAAGACACGCCCATTCGAGACTCCGACCCGGACCTCTGGGACAATCAGTTCGAAGCCATTCAGAACATCGAGGAGGCGATTCACCGGAACAAGCGCCGGATGCTCGTTCAGATGGCGACGGGAACCGGGAAAACTCGTATGGCCTGCGCTCAGACCTACCGTCTCCTGAAATCCCGTTACGTCAATAGGGTTCTCTTCCTCGTTGACCGGAACAGCCTCGGGAATCAAGCAGAGAGTGCGTTCAAAAACTACGATGTCGGGCCGGCGATGAAGCTGGGCGACATCTACATCATCGAGCAGGTTGAGGACGGCATCTACCCCGAGAATGCGGATATCGTCATCTCCACTCTCCAGGGGATGTACAGTATGCTCGAAAATCACGACGAACTCGATATCCCGCAGGACGCGTTCGACTTCATCATCTCCGACGAGTCCCACCGCTCTATCTACGGCGACTGGCGCGTCGTTCTGAATCACTTCGACGCCCTCCAACTCGGTCTGACAGCGACCCCGGCGACTCACACGCTCAGCTACTTCAACGAGAATTGGGTCTACCAATACGGCTACTGGCAGGCCGTTGATGACGGCCACGTCGTCCCCTACGAGACGTACCGGATTCAGACGGGCATTACCATGGATGGCCTCTACTACGAGGATGAGGAGTACAATCCAGAAGACCTCGAAAACAAAATCACAGTCCCCTCTACGAACCGCCTCATAGCTGAAGAGTTCCGTAAGCAGTCGGGCGAGGACGAAAAGACGCTGGTATTCGCTAAGAATGACCGCCACGCTACCGAGTTAGAGAAGATATTCAGAGAGGTCTACTCGGACAAGGACGACCGCTACGTCAAGAAAATCACCTACACGACCGACGACCCCAACGGCTGGATTAAGCGGTTCAGGAACCAGAAGTACCCGAAAATCGCGGTGACTGTCGATATGGTCAGCACGGGAGTCGACGTCAAGCCCATCGAGAACATCATCTTCGTTCGGCCAACTCGTTCCGCCGTCCTCTACAATCAGATGATTGGCCGGGGGACTCGAACCTGCGACGAGATTGGTAAGGAGAAGTTCACCATCTACGACTGCATCGGCATCGTCGACTACTTCAGCGAAACGCCGCCGTTCAACACGTATCGACCGGATGGGACCGTCGACGAGGAAAAATCCGGGAAGAAGAAGCGAGAGGACGACGAAGACGATGAAATTGTCGTCGCCGACGACGTGCAGGACCACCTCGAATTCTCGGGGTATATGTTCGAGACGAAGGACGGTCAAGAGCTACGGCCGGACGACTACGTCACCCACTTCGAGCGGTACGTGAGGCAGAACCAGTCCGAGATTGAAGCAATAAAGATAATAATGGAGTCCCCGGAGGCCCTCAAACGTAAGCACCTCCGGGAACTCAATCGGAAACTTCAGGACGAGCCAGAGAAGTTCTCCGAAGAGAAGCTGCAAAAGGCCTACGGGCAGGAGATGATCGACATCATCGGGTTCATCAAACACGCCCTCGGCGAAGACGAGTTCCCCACGACGGAAGACCGCGTTGAGAAAGCCTTCAACGCCTGGATACAGGATAAGGACTTCACCGAACAGGAGCGAGAGTGGCTAAACATGATTCAGCGTCACTTCGTGCAGGAGAAGGTCATCAAGAAGGAGGACTTCAACCGTATTCCGTTCTCCCGGCGCGGAGGTTGGAGGTCTGCTGCGAAAGCGTTCGGTGGCGAAGAGAAACTAAAAGACATGATTCACGAACTTAACGAGGAAGTGATTCTAGCATGA